In the genome of Desulfuromonas sp. DDH964, one region contains:
- a CDS encoding integrase core domain-containing protein: protein MSQTISPGAEKAYGVQRVCNVWEQARSSFYHASRQIPQSTPKRRGPRPSISDEDLLAMIRHDLATSPFTGEGHRKVWARLRICDGVRIARKRVLRLMRENHLLSPHRGWPKAAKAHDGKIITMAPNLMWGTDGTRVFTLDEGWVWIFSAVEHWNAECVGWHVCKTGDRYAALQPLSMALDNIYGGVEKDIARGLSLRMDHGTQYLSDHFLNQIKFWGITPSFAFVAEPQTNGVAERFNRTLKEQAIYGRIFRTIDDVREAVKTFVELYNSEWRVEKNGFRSPDEIRQAA from the coding sequence ATGAGCCAAACGATCTCCCCAGGCGCTGAAAAGGCCTACGGCGTCCAGCGGGTTTGCAATGTTTGGGAGCAGGCTCGCTCCTCGTTCTACCATGCCTCGCGCCAGATTCCGCAATCAACTCCCAAGCGTCGTGGCCCACGTCCGTCAATCAGTGATGAGGATCTTCTCGCCATGATCCGTCACGATCTGGCCACGTCCCCGTTCACCGGCGAAGGACACCGCAAGGTCTGGGCCAGGCTGCGGATTTGTGACGGCGTGCGCATCGCACGCAAGCGGGTTCTGCGGTTGATGCGCGAGAATCATCTGTTGTCACCTCACCGGGGTTGGCCCAAAGCAGCCAAGGCGCATGATGGTAAAATCATCACCATGGCTCCGAATCTAATGTGGGGCACCGATGGCACCCGCGTATTCACTCTCGACGAAGGCTGGGTCTGGATCTTTAGCGCCGTCGAGCACTGGAACGCCGAATGTGTCGGCTGGCATGTTTGCAAGACCGGCGACCGTTATGCTGCTCTTCAACCACTTTCCATGGCGTTAGACAACATCTATGGGGGCGTAGAGAAAGATATTGCCCGAGGGTTGTCTCTGCGTATGGATCACGGCACCCAGTACCTCTCAGACCATTTTCTGAACCAGATCAAGTTCTGGGGAATCACCCCCAGCTTTGCCTTCGTTGCCGAACCACAGACCAACGGAGTTGCTGAACGATTCAACCGCACCTTGAAAGAGCAAGCCATCTATGGCCGAATATTCCGTACCATCGATGATGTTCGCGAGGCCGTGAAAACCTTCGTCGAACTCTACAACAGCGAATGGCGAGTCGAGAAAAATGGCTTCCGGTCGCCCGACGAAATCCGTCAGGCGGCATAA
- a CDS encoding type II toxin-antitoxin system CcdA family antitoxin, with protein sequence MEAAYNLSAPKKATNVSINSDLLQQAKAFGINLSRALEDRLAELVAQQRRQLWLQENAEAIDAYNGRVAEQGVFSDGRRRF encoded by the coding sequence ATGGAAGCGGCATACAACCTTTCCGCGCCGAAAAAAGCGACCAACGTTTCGATCAACAGCGACCTGCTGCAACAGGCAAAGGCCTTCGGTATCAACCTCTCCCGGGCACTGGAAGACCGCCTCGCGGAATTGGTGGCCCAGCAGCGCCGGCAGCTCTGGTTGCAGGAGAATGCCGAGGCGATCGACGCCTACAATGGCCGGGTGGCCGAGCAGGGCGTCTTCAGCGACGGCCGGAGGCGTTTCTGA
- a CDS encoding CcdB family protein: MAQFDVHRNPDPASKRQVPYLLDIQADLLSGLATRVVVPLLTAASIAHPLQILNPAFTVEGTRVILSTPELAGIARSELGETVATLAAERDTIIAALDLLLTGA, translated from the coding sequence ATGGCCCAGTTCGACGTCCATCGCAACCCCGACCCGGCCAGCAAGCGCCAGGTTCCCTACCTGCTCGACATTCAGGCCGATCTCCTCTCCGGGCTTGCTACCCGGGTGGTGGTACCACTGCTGACCGCTGCCAGCATTGCGCACCCCCTGCAAATCCTGAATCCGGCCTTCACCGTTGAGGGAACCCGAGTGATCCTGTCAACGCCCGAACTGGCCGGCATTGCCCGCAGCGAACTGGGGGAAACCGTCGCCACTCTTGCCGCCGAACGCGACACTATTATCGCGGCGCTCGACCTGCTACTGACGGGCGCCTGA
- the tnpA gene encoding IS200/IS605 family transposase, which produces MSRFRKLTHAIWHCQYHIVWVPKYRFRILEGELAQEVRACIRIFSEQSHCEVVELNVQKDHIHLIIMVPPKVSISELMGRLKGRSAIRILKNHPKLRKKRYWGNHFWAPGYCVDTVGLDAEMIRRYVRYQEQHEKKVEQQQLKF; this is translated from the coding sequence ATGAGCCGTTTTCGAAAATTAACACATGCGATCTGGCACTGCCAGTATCACATCGTCTGGGTGCCCAAGTATCGCTTCCGGATATTGGAAGGTGAACTGGCGCAAGAAGTTCGAGCGTGTATCCGGATCTTCAGCGAGCAGAGTCACTGCGAGGTCGTCGAGCTGAATGTCCAGAAAGACCATATTCACCTGATCATCATGGTGCCGCCCAAGGTGTCCATTTCGGAGTTGATGGGGCGCCTGAAGGGCCGATCAGCGATACGTATTTTAAAGAACCATCCCAAGTTGCGGAAGAAACGCTACTGGGGCAATCATTTTTGGGCGCCCGGCTACTGCGTTGACACGGTAGGCCTGGATGCCGAGATGATCAGGCGCTACGTGCGGTATCAAGAGCAGCATGAGAAGAAAGTGGAACAACAGCAACTCAAATTCTAA